In a genomic window of beta proteobacterium MWH-UniP1:
- the miaB gene encoding tRNA (N6-isopentenyl adenosine(37)-C2)-methylthiotransferase MiaB gives MTDTTTKSAPKKVFVRTFGCQMNEYDSDKMVDILNAAEGVEPTNSAEDADIILFNTCSVREKAQAKVFSDLGRARELKELKPDLIIGVGGCVASQEGDAIVQRAPYVDVVFGPQTLHRLPELIKARRLTRKPQVDIRFPEIEKFDHLPPARVEGPTAFVSIMEGCSKYCSFCVVPYTRGTEVSRPLEDVMAEIIELTEKGVREVTLLGQNVNAYLGSLDKHDPNAEKADFVTLLEMISGLDGIYRIRYTTSHPQEFTQRLIDAYTRLPKLVSHVHLPFQSGSDRILAAMKRNYTALEYKSIIRRLKIARPDISLSTDIIVGFPGETEADFQATMQLVNQVGFDTSFSFIYSPRPGTPASDLSDDTPRELKLKRLQELQATIEAHAMSISQSMLNTVTKILVEGPSRKNPEELQGRTENNRVVNFQGHPRLIGQLIPVRITQVYPHSLRGEAV, from the coding sequence ATGACCGACACCACCACAAAATCCGCCCCCAAAAAAGTATTCGTGCGCACCTTTGGCTGCCAGATGAACGAATACGACTCCGACAAGATGGTCGACATCTTGAACGCTGCCGAGGGCGTCGAGCCCACCAATTCCGCAGAAGATGCCGACATTATTTTGTTTAACACCTGCTCGGTGCGGGAAAAGGCCCAGGCCAAAGTCTTTTCTGATCTTGGCCGTGCGCGAGAACTCAAAGAACTCAAACCTGATTTGATTATTGGCGTGGGCGGCTGTGTTGCCTCCCAAGAAGGCGACGCCATCGTGCAACGTGCGCCCTATGTCGACGTGGTGTTCGGGCCACAGACCCTGCACCGGCTGCCCGAATTAATCAAGGCCAGGCGCCTGACCCGCAAGCCCCAGGTTGATATTCGTTTCCCTGAAATCGAGAAGTTTGATCACTTACCGCCAGCACGTGTCGAAGGGCCAACCGCCTTTGTCTCGATCATGGAGGGTTGCAGCAAGTACTGCAGTTTCTGTGTGGTGCCCTACACCCGTGGCACCGAGGTCTCGCGACCACTCGAAGATGTCATGGCGGAAATTATTGAGCTCACCGAAAAAGGCGTGCGCGAAGTCACCCTGCTAGGTCAAAACGTGAACGCCTATCTGGGCTCACTCGATAAGCACGACCCCAATGCCGAAAAGGCAGACTTCGTCACCCTTTTGGAAATGATTAGTGGGCTCGATGGAATCTACCGTATTCGTTACACCACATCACACCCCCAGGAATTTACCCAGCGCCTGATCGATGCCTATACGCGACTGCCCAAGCTAGTCAGCCATGTCCATCTGCCCTTTCAATCCGGCTCAGATCGTATCTTGGCGGCAATGAAGCGCAACTACACGGCACTGGAATACAAATCGATTATTCGGCGCTTAAAGATCGCCAGGCCCGATATTTCGCTATCCACCGACATTATCGTGGGCTTTCCTGGCGAAACCGAAGCAGACTTCCAGGCCACCATGCAGTTGGTGAACCAGGTTGGCTTCGATACATCCTTTAGTTTTATCTACAGCCCGCGGCCTGGAACACCCGCATCCGACTTAAGCGATGACACGCCACGCGAACTAAAACTCAAACGCCTACAAGAATTACAGGCCACGATTGAAGCCCATGCCATGTCGATCAGCCAGTCGATGCTCAATACCGTCACCAAAATTTTGGTCGAAGGCCCGTCGCGAAAAAACCCAGAAGAGTTGCAGGGCCGAACCGAAAACAATCGGGTGGTCAATTTCCAGGGTCACCCAAGATTAATTGGGCAGTTGATTCCTGTGCGCATCACGCAGGTCTATCCGCACTCCTTGCGGGGCGAAGCCGTTTAA
- the ybeY gene encoding rRNA maturation RNase YbeY, with translation MVGRQNPAAPRFPAVPALRLSVQFSKGAKTAHWPLSTPRMRRMILAALANRCVSAELTVMIVGEAEGRQLNAAYRKKDYATNVLTFNYTLPPNVHADLVICQPVVAKEARTQAKRLDHHAAHLLIHGSLHACGLDHMNDRDAEQMETLEVALLRRFRIPDPYST, from the coding sequence ATGGTCGGCAGACAAAACCCTGCTGCGCCACGCTTCCCCGCAGTGCCAGCGCTTCGTCTGTCGGTGCAATTTAGCAAAGGGGCAAAAACCGCGCATTGGCCGCTCTCAACACCCCGCATGCGGCGCATGATCCTTGCGGCACTTGCCAACCGCTGTGTCAGCGCAGAACTGACTGTCATGATTGTTGGTGAAGCGGAAGGCCGACAGCTCAATGCCGCCTATCGAAAAAAAGACTACGCCACCAATGTATTAACTTTTAATTACACGTTGCCGCCAAACGTGCACGCAGATCTGGTGATCTGCCAGCCCGTGGTGGCCAAAGAGGCGCGGACTCAGGCCAAACGCCTGGACCATCATGCAGCCCATCTTCTGATTCATGGCAGCCTTCACGCCTGCGGGCTGGACCACATGAATGACCGAGACGCCGAACAAATGGAGACGCTCGAAGTGGCGCTTTTGCGTCGCTTTCGCATTCCTGACCCGTATTCCACATAA
- a CDS encoding transporter associated domain-containing protein — protein sequence MSDPYPGNGPSKLKTQFERLIARLLGRPDDKEDLIEQLREAQEHSVIDADAVSMMEGVMQVADMQVRDLMIPRSQMDVIDIEDPIEKILELVVKTAHSRFPVIEGKRDNIIGVLLAKDLLRCLAQHDDDLRGMLRPAVFVPESKRLNVMLRDFRVNRNHIAIVVDEYGGVAGMITIEDVLEQIVGDIEDEHDIEEDDDNIVAMPRQPGRFRVRALTPLEQFNQAFQTELEDEQVDTIGGFVTDLFGRVPHRGEKIEHSGLRFEIQRADARQVHVLIVEKTPVTDTESA from the coding sequence ATGAGTGACCCCTACCCCGGTAACGGGCCATCGAAATTAAAAACACAATTCGAACGCCTAATCGCCCGTCTGCTTGGACGGCCCGATGACAAAGAAGATCTGATCGAGCAACTGCGCGAGGCCCAAGAGCATTCGGTCATCGACGCAGACGCCGTCTCTATGATGGAAGGCGTTATGCAGGTGGCGGACATGCAGGTCCGCGACCTAATGATTCCGCGATCACAAATGGATGTGATCGATATCGAAGATCCGATCGAAAAAATCCTGGAACTTGTGGTCAAAACAGCCCACTCCCGTTTCCCTGTGATCGAGGGCAAACGCGACAACATCATTGGTGTGTTGCTGGCCAAAGACCTGCTGCGCTGCCTGGCCCAGCACGACGACGACTTGCGGGGCATGCTGCGGCCCGCAGTGTTTGTTCCAGAATCCAAACGCTTAAACGTGATGCTGCGCGATTTTCGGGTAAACCGAAATCACATTGCGATTGTGGTCGACGAATACGGCGGTGTCGCCGGCATGATCACCATTGAAGATGTGCTCGAACAGATTGTGGGCGACATTGAAGACGAACACGACATTGAAGAAGATGACGACAACATCGTGGCCATGCCCCGTCAGCCAGGCCGTTTTCGTGTCCGCGCGCTCACGCCACTTGAGCAATTCAACCAGGCCTTCCAAACAGAACTCGAAGATGAACAGGTTGACACCATTGGCGGCTTTGTCACCGACTTATTTGGCCGTGTGCCACACCGTGGCGAAAAGATCGAACATTCAGGCCTGCGATTCGAAATCCAGCGGGCAGATGCCCGACAGGTCCATGTCTTGATTGTCGAGAAGACCCCGGTCACCGACACCGAGTCGGCATAG
- the lnt gene encoding apolipoprotein N-acyltransferase yields MSRRPRSPTPSRHSPVQTLRLNPVWFFALLALVAYTAGLHWIYISLHVYGLMPAWLSALATVLLAAYVAAYAVAAFVACRWLQLDSRKLTTPLVIASVVTAAEWLRGTIFTGFPWLSIGYFGIDTPLSGYAPVIGVYGVGFVLMACLVLLYQCLKHRSWRSFGVLVAFITLGWALQFQEFTTPTGRPLRVALVQGAIPQSMKFDPAREAQAITTHLELARAAAVPGGPHLIVFPETAMVRPWDITTPETKDLFHRLAQQSGATVMLGLPLRDSDGYRNSLIAIDEQSPSHQFSARYDKYHLVPFGEFIPFGFRWFVDQMQMPLGDFQRGAPVQMPIGVRDQRIAVNICFEDLFGEELIRVLSPNRPAEQQPSILLNVSNLAWFGNTIALNQHLTIARMRSIETGRPSIRATNTGATATIDHRGRLLDRLPFGEPGLLVSQVQGMQGTTPYARWGNWVILAISWAMIALAIFTRRKSAAHKNRP; encoded by the coding sequence TTGTCGAGAAGACCCCGGTCACCGACACCGAGTCGGCATAGCCCAGTTCAGACCTTGCGCCTGAATCCGGTTTGGTTTTTCGCACTGCTTGCCTTGGTGGCCTACACCGCCGGGCTGCACTGGATTTACATCAGCCTGCATGTCTACGGCCTGATGCCCGCATGGCTCTCAGCACTAGCGACAGTCTTACTCGCCGCCTATGTCGCTGCCTATGCCGTTGCCGCCTTTGTCGCCTGTCGATGGCTCCAATTAGACAGCCGAAAACTCACCACACCATTGGTCATTGCCAGCGTGGTCACTGCGGCCGAATGGCTTCGGGGCACAATCTTTACCGGTTTTCCTTGGCTGTCGATTGGCTACTTTGGCATTGACACCCCCCTGTCGGGCTATGCACCAGTCATTGGTGTTTATGGCGTGGGCTTTGTGCTGATGGCCTGTCTGGTGCTGCTCTATCAATGCCTAAAACACCGAAGCTGGCGCTCATTTGGTGTCTTGGTGGCGTTCATTACACTTGGGTGGGCTCTGCAATTTCAAGAATTCACCACGCCCACAGGCCGCCCGCTGCGTGTTGCCTTGGTGCAGGGTGCAATCCCCCAATCCATGAAGTTCGATCCGGCCCGCGAAGCGCAGGCGATCACCACACACCTTGAGCTTGCCAGAGCAGCAGCTGTTCCAGGTGGCCCCCACCTCATTGTCTTCCCCGAAACAGCAATGGTTCGGCCGTGGGACATCACCACCCCTGAGACCAAGGATCTTTTTCATCGGCTTGCCCAGCAATCCGGCGCCACCGTAATGCTGGGGCTACCCCTTCGGGACAGCGATGGCTATCGCAACAGCCTGATTGCCATTGACGAGCAAAGCCCAAGTCATCAATTCAGCGCCCGCTACGACAAATACCACCTGGTTCCTTTTGGGGAATTCATTCCGTTTGGGTTTCGATGGTTTGTTGATCAAATGCAAATGCCCCTGGGCGACTTTCAACGCGGTGCGCCGGTGCAAATGCCAATCGGTGTGCGTGACCAGCGTATTGCGGTGAACATCTGCTTTGAAGACTTGTTTGGTGAAGAGCTGATTCGGGTCCTGTCGCCCAACCGGCCTGCAGAACAGCAGCCAAGCATTTTGCTCAATGTGAGCAATCTGGCCTGGTTCGGTAACACCATTGCTTTAAATCAGCACCTGACCATTGCCCGCATGCGTTCTATTGAAACGGGCCGGCCCTCCATTCGCGCAACCAATACCGGGGCGACCGCCACCATTGACCATCGCGGGCGATTGCTGGACCGACTGCCCTTCGGGGAGCCTGGCCTGCTGGTCTCACAAGTCCAAGGCATGCAGGGCACCACGCCGTATGCCCGCTGGGGCAACTGGGTGATTCTGGCCATCTCCTGGGCCATGATTGCGCTGGCAATTTTTACCCGACGCAAGTCCGCCGCCCACAAAAACCGCCCATAA
- the glyQ gene encoding glycine--tRNA ligase subunit alpha, producing the protein MQSFQKIILTLQQYWDAQGCALLQPIDLEVGAGTSHTATFLRALGPEHWRAAYVQPSRRPKDGRYGENPNRLQHYYQFQVVLKPSPENILELYLGSLRALGIDPEVNDIRFVEDDWENPTLGAWGLGWEVWLNGMEVTQFTYFQQVGGIDCAPITGEITYGIERLAMYLQGVENVFDLTWTEWEENGQARKLTYGDVYHQNEVEQSTYNFEHSNVPVLFTRFGEHEADAKRLLDAGLALPAYEQILKAAHTFNLLDARGAISVTERAQYIGRIRNLSRAVAQAYVASREKLGFPMLHQS; encoded by the coding sequence ATGCAAAGTTTTCAAAAAATCATTTTGACCCTGCAGCAGTACTGGGATGCGCAAGGCTGCGCCCTGCTGCAGCCAATTGATCTGGAAGTCGGTGCCGGCACTTCCCATACCGCCACCTTTTTGCGGGCCCTTGGCCCTGAGCATTGGCGTGCTGCCTATGTCCAGCCATCGCGCCGGCCAAAAGATGGCCGCTACGGTGAAAACCCAAATCGCTTACAGCACTACTACCAATTCCAAGTGGTGCTCAAGCCATCGCCTGAAAATATTCTTGAGTTGTATCTTGGCTCGTTGCGGGCACTTGGGATTGACCCCGAGGTCAATGACATTCGTTTTGTGGAAGACGACTGGGAAAACCCAACACTGGGCGCCTGGGGGCTGGGCTGGGAAGTCTGGCTCAATGGCATGGAAGTCACGCAATTTACTTACTTCCAGCAAGTCGGAGGTATTGACTGCGCACCGATTACTGGCGAGATCACTTACGGCATTGAACGCCTGGCCATGTACTTACAGGGTGTCGAAAACGTATTCGATCTTACCTGGACAGAGTGGGAAGAAAACGGGCAGGCCAGAAAACTCACGTATGGCGATGTGTATCACCAAAACGAAGTGGAGCAATCCACTTACAACTTTGAACACAGCAATGTGCCCGTGCTCTTTACACGGTTTGGCGAACACGAAGCTGATGCCAAGCGCCTGCTCGATGCGGGTCTGGCCCTGCCCGCTTACGAACAGATTCTAAAAGCAGCCCACACCTTTAACCTGCTTGATGCCCGTGGCGCCATTTCGGTAACAGAACGGGCCCAGTACATTGGGCGGATTCGCAACCTGTCGCGTGCGGTGGCGCAGGCCTATGTGGCGTCACGCGAAAAGCTTGGCTTTCCAATGCTGCACCAATCCTAA
- the glyS gene encoding glycine--tRNA ligase subunit beta produces MSASNNAPLLIELLTEELPPKALKRLGDAFANSIVERLVKEALCAPGVTTTSYASPRRLAVHIQEVHAQAPNRERQEKLLPVSIALDASGQPTPPLIKKLASLGVTLGDQIQLADLERVHDGKQEQLIYRFTAPGARLQDAAQAALEEAIAKLPIPKVMTYQRANGDTVKFVRPAHRLLALHGAAILPISVLGLTAGNTTQGHRFHCSAPITIGHADQYDQTLKEKGRVIASFAERQSQIAKALQAKAAPDIAIMPEALLEEVTSLVEWPVVLQGQFEAEFLSVPQECLILTMQQNQKYFALTNQHGKLINRFLLVSNIESKDPTVVVSGNERVLRARLSDAKFFFDQDRKKTLASRIDGLASVVYHNKIGNQRQRIDRLARLAKQWAPLLGADPAHAERAAMLAKADLLTDMVGEFPELQGVIGTYYARHDQENEDVAQAIEAHYHPRYSGDSLPANPTGCALALADKLETLVGIWGIGLAPTGDKDPFALRRHALGVIRILIEHKINAPLNQLLADTAACFAGISTVAPDLAAIEAFVHDRLRAWLKEKNYSIELIEAVIAQCPHQLDQILSRLDALKEFLNLPEAASLCSANKRIGNILKKSESSHGAIQVELLTEPAEQALAQTLEKIAPIAAAAVAQGRYAEGLSAMAALKAPVDAFFDTVMVNADDPQLRANRLALLHQLHQAMNQVGDLSRLAA; encoded by the coding sequence ATGAGCGCTTCCAACAACGCCCCTTTGTTAATTGAACTTCTCACCGAAGAGTTGCCGCCAAAGGCACTCAAGCGGCTTGGGGACGCCTTTGCCAACAGCATTGTTGAGCGGCTCGTTAAAGAAGCGCTGTGTGCGCCTGGCGTCACCACAACCAGCTATGCCAGCCCCAGGCGCTTGGCAGTCCACATTCAGGAAGTCCACGCACAGGCCCCTAACCGGGAACGCCAGGAAAAACTTCTGCCGGTCTCGATTGCCCTGGATGCGTCCGGCCAGCCCACGCCACCACTCATTAAAAAACTTGCCTCGCTTGGTGTGACCTTGGGCGACCAAATCCAGCTTGCTGATTTAGAGCGGGTCCACGACGGCAAACAAGAACAACTGATCTACCGATTCACCGCCCCCGGCGCACGATTACAAGATGCGGCGCAGGCTGCCTTGGAAGAAGCCATTGCAAAGCTGCCCATCCCCAAGGTCATGACCTATCAGCGGGCCAATGGTGACACCGTGAAGTTTGTTCGCCCAGCACACCGGTTACTCGCCCTGCACGGTGCGGCCATTCTGCCCATCAGCGTGCTTGGCTTAACAGCGGGCAACACAACTCAGGGCCACCGGTTTCACTGCAGCGCGCCGATCACCATCGGCCATGCTGACCAATACGACCAAACGCTAAAAGAAAAAGGCAGAGTCATTGCCTCCTTTGCAGAGCGCCAGTCACAGATTGCCAAAGCACTGCAGGCCAAGGCGGCCCCTGATATCGCGATCATGCCCGAAGCACTTTTAGAAGAAGTCACCAGCCTTGTGGAGTGGCCCGTGGTGCTACAGGGTCAGTTTGAAGCCGAGTTTTTGTCTGTGCCGCAAGAGTGTCTGATTCTGACCATGCAGCAGAATCAAAAATATTTTGCACTAACCAATCAACACGGAAAACTGATCAATCGCTTTTTATTGGTCAGCAACATCGAGTCCAAAGACCCGACAGTGGTTGTGTCTGGCAACGAGCGTGTGCTGCGGGCCCGACTGTCGGATGCGAAATTCTTTTTCGATCAAGATCGTAAAAAGACATTGGCGTCCCGGATCGATGGCCTGGCATCGGTTGTGTATCACAACAAAATTGGCAATCAACGCCAACGCATCGATCGGCTGGCCCGGCTTGCCAAACAGTGGGCACCATTGTTGGGTGCCGACCCAGCCCATGCTGAGCGGGCCGCCATGCTGGCCAAGGCCGATTTGCTCACCGACATGGTGGGGGAGTTTCCTGAATTGCAGGGTGTGATTGGCACTTACTACGCCCGGCATGACCAAGAAAACGAAGATGTAGCCCAGGCCATCGAGGCCCACTATCACCCACGCTATTCGGGTGACAGTCTGCCCGCCAACCCAACCGGCTGCGCACTGGCCCTGGCCGACAAACTTGAAACCCTGGTTGGCATCTGGGGCATCGGCTTAGCCCCCACGGGCGATAAAGACCCATTTGCCCTGCGCCGCCATGCCCTGGGTGTGATTCGCATCCTGATTGAACACAAAATCAATGCACCACTCAATCAGCTGTTAGCCGATACGGCGGCCTGCTTTGCTGGCATCAGCACCGTGGCCCCTGATCTGGCAGCAATCGAGGCCTTTGTGCACGATCGGCTGCGGGCCTGGTTAAAAGAAAAAAATTACAGCATTGAATTGATCGAGGCCGTGATTGCCCAGTGCCCCCATCAGCTTGACCAGATTCTATCGCGACTTGATGCGCTCAAAGAATTTTTAAACCTGCCAGAAGCGGCTTCGCTGTGCTCGGCCAACAAACGGATTGGCAATATCTTGAAAAAATCGGAGAGCAGCCACGGGGCCATCCAGGTAGAACTGCTCACCGAGCCCGCCGAGCAGGCTTTGGCGCAGACATTAGAAAAAATCGCGCCTATCGCAGCAGCAGCTGTTGCCCAAGGCCGTTATGCCGAAGGGCTGTCGGCCATGGCTGCCCTGAAAGCACCCGTTGACGCCTTTTTCGACACGGTGATGGTCAACGCAGACGATCCACAGCTGCGTGCCAACCGGCTGGCGTTGTTGCATCAATTGCATCAGGCCATGAACCAAGTGGGCGACCTGTCGCGACTGGCCGCTTGA
- the gmhB gene encoding D-glycero-beta-D-manno-heptose 1,7-bisphosphate 7-phosphatase, producing the protein MLRLIILDRDGVINHDSDDYIKSPDEWLPLDRSLEAIARLTHAGWSIAVATNQSGIERGLFDINTLHDIHSKMMDAVSEAGGRIDGIFFCPHAPNSGCNCRKPGTGLFEDISTRFGKALADVPVVGDSLRDLQAAHAMQCRPFLVKTGKGKKALAAAQQDSAKALPPGTTVADDLYAVVEQLLEHDGHRRPT; encoded by the coding sequence ATGTTACGACTGATTATTCTGGACCGCGACGGTGTCATCAATCATGACAGCGACGATTACATCAAATCCCCCGATGAATGGCTGCCCCTTGATCGCAGCTTAGAAGCCATTGCACGACTCACGCATGCCGGCTGGTCCATCGCAGTTGCCACCAACCAATCCGGCATTGAGCGCGGCCTATTCGATATCAACACGCTGCATGATATTCACAGCAAAATGATGGATGCCGTGTCCGAGGCCGGCGGCCGAATCGATGGCATTTTCTTTTGCCCACACGCCCCCAATAGCGGCTGCAACTGCCGCAAACCGGGAACCGGGTTGTTTGAAGATATTTCAACCCGATTTGGTAAAGCACTTGCCGATGTGCCAGTAGTGGGAGATTCCCTGCGTGACCTGCAGGCCGCCCACGCCATGCAATGCAGGCCCTTTTTGGTCAAAACCGGCAAGGGCAAGAAAGCACTTGCCGCTGCCCAACAAGATTCCGCCAAGGCCCTGCCCCCTGGCACGACAGTCGCAGATGATTTGTACGCTGTCGTCGAACAACTCCTGGAGCACGACGGACACCGTCGGCCCACCTAA
- a CDS encoding lysophospholipid acyltransferase family protein, whose protein sequence is MLILRATAFSIFQIVSLCIWAILFVVIGPFLPYGPRYYFAMRWSAMCIWAARVLLGIRYKVTGLEHLPDGPAILLSKHESAWETMFYPSYFARPLCFVFKRELLWIPFFGWSIALLRMIAINRSKGASAFQEILTKGNDVLHQQNRWIVFFPEGTRVQPGRHLRFKTGGTRLAVAANVPVVPIAMNSGDVWPRKSFIKKPGLITVSIGPALLPENEDASTLMAKVEDWIQKEMTRISPNRTRKGHE, encoded by the coding sequence ATGCTGATTCTTCGCGCTACCGCTTTTTCAATTTTCCAAATTGTCTCGCTTTGTATCTGGGCCATTTTGTTTGTGGTGATTGGCCCATTTCTGCCCTATGGTCCGCGCTATTACTTTGCGATGCGCTGGTCTGCCATGTGCATCTGGGCGGCCCGGGTATTGCTGGGCATTCGCTACAAAGTGACCGGCCTGGAGCACCTGCCTGACGGCCCGGCGATCTTGCTGTCAAAGCACGAATCGGCATGGGAAACCATGTTTTATCCCAGCTATTTTGCGCGGCCACTCTGCTTCGTATTTAAACGTGAACTCTTGTGGATACCATTTTTTGGCTGGAGTATTGCGTTGCTGCGCATGATTGCGATTAATCGCAGCAAAGGCGCATCCGCCTTTCAGGAAATTCTGACAAAAGGTAACGATGTCTTGCACCAACAGAACCGGTGGATAGTGTTCTTTCCAGAGGGCACCCGTGTGCAGCCGGGCCGTCATCTTCGTTTCAAAACGGGCGGCACGCGACTTGCTGTTGCCGCCAATGTACCGGTGGTGCCGATCGCCATGAACTCCGGGGATGTCTGGCCCAGGAAATCTTTTATCAAAAAACCGGGACTAATTACCGTTTCCATCGGCCCGGCCCTCTTGCCTGAAAACGAAGATGCGTCTACCCTGATGGCCAAGGTAGAGGATTGGATCCAAAAAGAGATGACAAGAATTAGCCCCAACCGAACCCGGAAAGGACATGAATGA
- a CDS encoding SprT family zinc-dependent metalloprotease, protein MTLLEQFLLPFGIGDSASPTTGKSGTPSSSSSDRNPKDAGQPNSSRAAPQKKHRTVALQGQPVPWLLKRTRRKTVGMSIGQGMIQVNAPKWVPISDIEYILQEKSKWLLARLTEWYQSEQHRLLPEQQWIHGATMQYLGKPMTLLLCPTNRQTQWDDFRRELQLALPTEASLEQVRDTVHAWLQHQAKRLFAARLQTISRQSNRCYSKFSLSNARGRWGSCTEDGHIRLNWRLIHFGQEVIDYVIAHELAHTYTMDHGPSFWDEVAVILPNYQEAKEILRKTRLDTLPTF, encoded by the coding sequence ATGACGCTGCTTGAGCAGTTTCTCTTGCCTTTTGGAATAGGCGACTCAGCATCTCCTACTACCGGAAAATCCGGCACTCCCTCTTCTTCATCGTCTGATCGCAATCCCAAAGACGCTGGCCAGCCCAACTCTTCTCGAGCCGCACCACAGAAAAAACACCGTACTGTTGCACTGCAGGGGCAGCCGGTGCCGTGGCTACTCAAACGAACGCGGCGCAAAACCGTCGGCATGTCGATTGGCCAGGGCATGATTCAGGTCAACGCGCCGAAATGGGTTCCCATCAGCGATATCGAATACATCCTGCAGGAAAAATCAAAGTGGCTGCTTGCGCGGCTTACCGAGTGGTATCAAAGCGAACAACACCGTCTTTTGCCCGAGCAGCAATGGATTCATGGCGCAACCATGCAATATCTGGGCAAGCCCATGACACTGCTGCTCTGCCCCACCAACCGTCAGACTCAGTGGGATGATTTTCGCCGCGAGCTTCAGCTTGCCCTGCCCACCGAAGCGTCTCTCGAGCAGGTCCGTGACACCGTGCATGCCTGGCTGCAGCATCAGGCCAAACGGCTTTTTGCCGCACGGCTTCAGACCATTAGCCGGCAGTCGAATCGTTGCTACTCAAAATTTAGTCTTAGCAATGCCCGTGGCCGCTGGGGCAGCTGCACAGAAGACGGCCATATTCGACTCAACTGGCGGCTGATTCATTTTGGCCAAGAAGTCATCGACTATGTGATTGCCCATGAGCTGGCCCACACCTACACCATGGACCATGGCCCAAGCTTCTGGGATGAAGTCGCGGTAATTCTGCCAAATTACCAAGAGGCCAAAGAGATCCTGCGCAAGACACGGCTAGATACGCTGCCAACGTTTTAG
- the rsmA gene encoding 16S rRNA (adenine(1518)-N(6)/adenine(1519)-N(6))-dimethyltransferase RsmA — MRMLKSSATNSDESAAPAHQARKRFGQNFLHNAGLIAKIIDHIQPKAGDRLVEIGPGQAALTAPLIAKAGHVHAIEIDRDLVALLRSRFTESELTLQMQDVLRVDFHALARELGGPLRIVGNLPYNISSPILFHLLESADVIEDQHVMLQKEVVDRMAADCGSKIYGRLSVMLQARYRMQRCLLVPPGAFQPAPKVDSAVIRMVPLPADQVAVQDWVIFGAVVAMAFSQRRKMLRNTLAAYGDAIDWDALGILPTQRAEEVPVTKFIALANSLTE; from the coding sequence ATGCGTATGTTGAAATCAAGCGCGACGAACTCTGACGAATCAGCCGCGCCTGCCCATCAGGCGCGGAAGCGGTTCGGCCAGAATTTTCTTCACAATGCTGGGCTAATCGCCAAAATCATTGATCACATCCAGCCCAAGGCTGGCGACCGGCTCGTTGAAATTGGTCCCGGCCAGGCCGCGCTTACTGCACCGCTCATTGCCAAGGCGGGCCATGTCCATGCCATTGAAATTGATCGTGATTTGGTGGCGCTTTTACGGTCTCGGTTTACCGAGTCGGAGTTAACACTACAAATGCAGGATGTCCTGCGGGTTGATTTTCATGCGCTGGCGCGTGAACTTGGTGGCCCGCTTCGCATCGTGGGGAATCTGCCTTACAACATCTCCAGCCCGATTCTTTTTCATTTGTTGGAATCGGCCGATGTAATTGAAGATCAACATGTCATGCTGCAAAAGGAAGTGGTCGACCGCATGGCGGCCGACTGTGGCTCGAAGATCTATGGCCGCTTAAGTGTCATGTTGCAGGCCCGGTATCGCATGCAGCGGTGCCTGTTGGTGCCCCCCGGGGCTTTTCAGCCTGCCCCGAAAGTTGATTCGGCAGTGATTCGCATGGTGCCATTACCGGCGGACCAGGTGGCGGTGCAGGATTGGGTAATTTTTGGCGCGGTGGTGGCCATGGCCTTTTCTCAGCGCCGCAAGATGTTGCGCAATACGCTGGCAGCCTATGGGGATGCTATCGATTGGGACGCGTTGGGCATTTTGCCCACCCAGCGTGCTGAGGAAGTGCCGGTTACGAAATTTATTGCGCTGGCCAACAGCCTGACAGAGTAA